The DNA segment TTTACAAACAGAGGTTTAAGACTTGCCAGAGATTACACAATTGCCATAGCCAAGACTTCACGGCTGCTGTGCTGAAGATACTAGATTTAACCAGGCTACATTAGTCCTGTAACCACTGTATTAGTACTTCCACCTGAACAATTTTTGGCACACTGCTACACAACTTGGCAACTGAGGaaaaaagttcttaaaaaagacaaattcaaACTGTACTAAGTGAAATAAATTGATTTCTTATTTTGAGCTTAAAGACTTTTCTCATACTAAGAGAGTCATGCATTTGGAAGTGATGAGAAGATAAAGCAGGAAAGCACTACAAGTCCAGCTTCCATAAACTGCTTTAGTCAAGAGGAAGAAACTGTGGAGAAGTAGTGACAGAAAGCAAGTCCTGAGCTCCCTTTCCCTATAACCACAACCACCTGAGAAACACTCCTATATTACCCATACAAATATCACCTACAAACcaactcagattttttttctttaaggaggcaatcaaaaaatacagacagaaaaatatgccatttttaaaagacaaatccTATGCAAAAGCCtgactgtattttatttagACTATTTGATTTTGCACAGAAATAGTCGGAGACTCAAAATAATTTGCTAGACAAAGCTATTACAGAAAGCAGTGTGGTATAATGGGACATACATGGAGAGTGAGGCTGTTGAAAAACCCAAGACACTGatctgaacagcagcagcaaagtgtGAATACAGAAGTTTATAATACACCAAATTCTACTAATCATAATCAGATAAGCTTTCTGTATAAGTAATAATTAGAGAACAGTTAAAAATACCtatcatttctgaaaattaaacagCCTTTCACTGTTCATCCAAATACAGTAACAATCATAGTAAGCCGGACCAAGGGCCTAAATACATCACTATCCTATTTTAAACTACAGTCAGAAGCAGATGCCTACAGACTGGCTAGAACAGAGTAAGTATACATAACATCCCACCCCCACTCGATACTCTGTGTCTTATTTTCAGCAAAGAGATCTCCAGAGCTGGGTAACTTATAACCTCCAGtgggtttttcttccatttacttCTCCACTCTCCCCTTGAATCCACTAACTGTGCGGTTACAAAATCCTGTGTCAGAAACTTCCACATGCCTGAAAATCTGCCACAGCATCAAAAGCATTCAGAATGCCAGCCTTTGTCTGGAAAACCAAAGTACTCGCTTTCCAATCAAACAGTACTAGCAGTCAGTGAAGCAGCAGCCCACTTGTTACTTGTCCATTCATACATGTGATGATCTGCTGCAACACTTCAATGGTACAGAGAGGCTGTGGACCAAATACATGTAAACGACCTAAAAGAACCAGTTAACTGAAGTTAActaactggggggggggggggtggggggggggcggggtggggtgttaaaaaaaaaaatcaaagaatgcATAAGACCTGCTCAAACATTTAGCAGAAGAAAGCATCTACTGCACTGGTTACAGGTAAGATTATTTTAAGATGGCATTATTCTGAACATCATCAGTACCTGGACAACGAGGATTATGTGACAGTCTAAGACTAAGGTTCTGATGAAACGGTTTTCTTAACCAGGATAGACTTAAGTAGACTTACTTTGGACCAGACTACAGGAacaatttaatgaaaaagcaaacaaagaatcTTGGATGAGACTTACAAACACAGTCCTGTGGGATCTCGTCATGGGATACTAATTTTAACAActatattttggggtttttttgaaataaaaatgcaatggTTCAGGAATTCACTCCCCAAACTGAGATGCTGAATAATGCTTAATAAACTGAGTCAGATACCCTTTCAGGGGTCAAATGATTCAGTGAGAGTTACTATGCTGCACTCCTCTCTGAGGAATTCCAACTTTACTATCTTTATGGAGGGTAATGTTAGGcatttgtaataaaaatctgAGACCCAACCAAAACAGACAGACCTAGAATATTAACAGAGgtttagaaaataaagagaacATCGGCAGCAACACATCAAACCTCTGTTTAACTGGACTCCATGAAGGCATTCTGAAGAAAGAACGTAGTTTTTAAACATAGGTAATGGTTatactggagagaaaaagaaaaatagtagtACCTTATTTGCATGGACTGAACTCTAAGACCACTATAAtcaatttcttccttttgctcaaACTCCTTCCAATCATCCTCTTCctgtaagagaagaaaaatataagcTGTTACTGTCTTTACactgaagacagaaaagaagaatgtaACTAAGATAATACAAAGAAAACTAAGAGTGAAGGTACAGTTCCATAGGAAACTGATCCATGTGCACCAATGCCAAGAGGGGAAAGGATtccactccctcctcccctAACTTACTGTATGTCATCTAGGATGCACTTGTGAGCTGACTTTAACTCACTAGAACAGCTAAGAAATGCccaggcaaaaaagtcattcaAGTGAAAGAAAACCGCATCATCACAGTAAAAATCCAGCGGGAAGCCAAGGGACAACACAAAGTAGGGAACAAGACCATGCAATCAAGACCAGGCATATACAAGGGCAAGACCTCTCCCTTTTCCTAACAGTAAGCTTTTATGACAGCTTGAATGCACATGAAGCTTTAGATTTGCTTTTTCATCACCTATATCAAGAGCCAAACAGTAAAGAACATTTGGAATAGCTTAGAGCATTTATGACAAAGATTAATATTGGTACATTTGACTCTTCCACATTCACAACCACATTTACAgcctttctcattttcttaatAATGTTTTTGTAATAGTGAAAAGGTCAGCTTCAAAACCACAGCAATCTTAGTACACAAAAATAGCAGAATACTAGTCTTTGGAGAGCATCGCTTTAAGGTTTTAAGAGGGGAGTTTGATCACGTGTTTGGGGAAAGAGGGACCCACCTAAGTGGAGCTGTCCTACGGTGTAATCAGCAGATTCTGGGCTTATTAAGGTAGGCCAGAAatggagcagaacagagaagcAGTCCTCCCATGTTCCTACTCGCAGCTTTAAGACACACACAGTCTAATTAGTAGTTTACATAATTCCTACACCCTACGTGAAATGCAGTTAAATTGCTTTAAATACAAAGACCATGCAAGCAAGCTCTGCCGACGGTATAGCCCCCTTTCTGCTGAACAGCTAGGAACACAGCTTCTTGTAGGAGCCCTGTCCTAGGATCTTCTACGTTATCAACCTCTAGCAGGAAGTTTTTGACCTGCTTTAAAGCAACGGCAAAAGTAGAAAGTGACCTCATGTTACTGCACCATATGCTGAAGATTCAGTCTTTTGGAAGAGCGTGAGTCTACAGCTCtaaaatgttttgagatttCTTATATTCCCATCTCCATGGAAACATCACAGTTTCCAAACTAATGTACCTTTCACATTTAACGATCTTTATTTCTAATCCAAGCGCAAGCTTCTGTCAAAATCAGACGCAACTGAGCAGAAGAGCAGCTGAAAGGTTACTACTGACCTTGGACTACTTAGAAAGCTACTGCAGGTGTCAAGCTCCCCAAGTTAAACGCCATCAGGAAACAGCAGAGCATTTCTTAAAATTCGTTTTAAAAATCTACAGCTCACGGCCAGCTGTAAGGCACCAACTCAACTACGAGCACTTAAGCTTCTCTCGCACTCTCATCGTTTCACTGTAATACGGTACAAGAAAACTGCTGGCAGTAAAACCCCTTCCTGGCAGGAAGGCAAAGAGCTCGGCGTGCTTCGCCTGCAGAGCCAGGGGACCTCACCGCCAAGGTCCGCAGGCCACACGCCACAAACCCAGGTGGCCGACGGAGGCCACCTCCCCGCCTCCGGCCGCTGCCCTGCGCCAACACCCGCAAACCAGGGAGAGCTGGGCAGAACCGAAGCCGCAGACCGGGAACCGGCACCGCTCTCGCCGACCCCCCACCCCGCGCCCTCCACGCGGGTTCGAGCCGCCTTCCGAGCAgaggccggggcggggcggggcgggtgCGAAGTCCGCCCGGCCCGGAGCCCGCCCGCCCTTCCCGCCCAGCGGcagcgcccgcccgcccgccggctGCGGGCCGCGGCCGTCCGCAtggccgggggaggggggggcggcgcCGCTCCCGCGGGCCGGCGCGGGGCGCCCCCTGCCGGCAGGAAGGCGCCGCCCGGGCCGGCGGAGGAAGCCGTgaccctccccccgccccgccggagCGGGCCCGCTCCCCCTCGCCCCCGCCCCGACCCCGTACCGGCCGCACCTTGGTCGCCGTCTTGGCGGAGCCGGCGTTGGAAGAGGCGGCCCCGGAACCGCTGCCCTCAGCCGGGCGGGTTcctccggccgccgccgcggccgcccccgcgGCGTTCGAAGCGGGGTTGGAGgcgctggaggaggaggaggaggaggcggcggcggcggcccctcGGCTGCTCTTCTCCTTCCGCTTCTTCTTGTCCCGCTTGGCGAAGAAGTCGTCGAGGCTCCTCTCCTCGGTCTCCGCCATGGCGGCCGCTCCCAACGGCGGGGCGAAGtaggaggggggggggctggggggcgtCCCGGGCCAACAGGTGAGCCCCGCGCCGCGGCGGCGCGGCCTCCCGCTGCCTGCCGCCCCTCGCAGAGGGCAGCGAGCGCGGCCGCTAACGGCTGCGGCTGGCCGGGCCCGACACGCCCGGCGGGAGGAGGCCTCCGCGCCCCACGCTGGCGGCCGCCGCCTGACACGGCCCgaaagagaggagggagggagagagggagggtaggcggcccgccgcggggccgggctgaggagggagggggcggagccTTCCGATCCCTCCCGCGCATGCGCCCCGGCGCCCCAGCCAATGAGCGGCCGGGAAGGAAGTGCCTGCCGGCCAGTCAGAAGTCTCTAGGGGCAAGTCGCCTGACGTCGCGGCGTGAGAATGCGCGACGGGCGGGGAGACGGCGGCGCGTCTGGGGATTGGCCGAGCCGGCGGGGGAAGGCGCGCGGGGGTCGGTTGGGCGGGGCGGAGGGCAGCCCGGCGCGTGCGCCCGGAGGCCGTTGCCCCTCGcgcgccggcctccgccgcTTCCACCTTCCCCTGAGGAGAGCCGGCGGCGCCCGTGGGCGGGCTGGCAGCTGGGTCGCGACCGGCCGGGGCTCCTCGGGAGACCGTCGGCTGCTCCCCGCGCCGGGGCAGGCCCTTCCTGGgagccccggcggggcgggggggggctgtcccCACGGAGCGCCGTGGGACCCGCTTCCGAGGAGGCCGAGAGGGCCGCTGGAGCGGCCCCTGCGTTCAGCCACGCCTCCCGGCTCCGGGGGCTTCTGGGCCGGCCGGGTTGGTGCCCCGCTCCCCACCCTGGAGGCAAAGTGGCCTTCGCTCTTAGTGTGGGCCGAGACGACTAAGGctcttcccgcccccccccccgggaaaGGGCCGTGCGCTTACACTGTCGTGGTCAAGGATGCGAGGAAGTAATTGAGCTTTCAGCTGGGAAGTGGTGTGGTTGCGTGAGTAAGGCTTGAAACGCCGCTCTGTCTGGGATGTCCGGACGTGCCGGCGTGAACTTCCTAGCTGCCTTCCCGACCCGTGGCGAAGTATCTGCTGGGAAACAACCTTCACAGGGGCTGTCTGCAGGCTGTCGCCACTAGCTTTGTGTATTGTAGTGACCTTTAGCTCTGGAAAACCAAACCACCGCTGTTTAGAAAGTTCACCGTGGCTTCAAAATGCATTCTCGAAAGTCTTGAGGCAGGACATCTTGAAAAACAGCCTCAGGCTGTCATGAGTCATAAGTAATTACATGAAACATTGTTTCTGATGACTGACTTTGTTGGTCAGCCACCAAAAGGAGATAGATGTTCCCGCTGCTAAAGTGTGAGCCCAAACGAGAATTACCTGTCAAATAAGCATTGGTTTGTATTGTAATAATATAAAAGCAAGCGTGTTTGTATTCTTGATTTATTTAGTATTATTTTATGCTTTGTAATATTTTCTCTTGAAATCATtatgtacatgtgtgtatattAAGATATAAATGAAAAGTTTTTCTGGACTTTGGAGAGTGTTTGACAGTCTCTTTAATCTGTGTCCatgaaaatactgttatttaGTGTTTTCCATCCATAATTCTCGGCTTCTCTGAAGAAACGGGGGAGGTGCCATTGTCATATTGCAGAAAGAGGTTAAATACTCTATGTCTTCGTGAAGCGTTTTGTAGCTGTAACTGAATCTCTACAGTCAAATGTTCTGCATTTGGGAGATTTGTTACAATCCACTTTTTATGTCTGTCATGCTGCGTTCTTCCTATATTTCTCACCGACCCTTGACGTTCTGTGCACTTACAGGATTTGATCCCCCATAGAGCAGGCCCTGAGAACTAACAACTGCAAGGACAACAGTTCATCTGGTAACACCGAGAATGCCGCGTGATCAGTGACTCTTTCTATTTCGTGATAGAATAATTACTGATGTAGAAAGCAAATTCGGTAGCCAAGTCTCATTTTCTGTGCCTCCTTGGTGTACCCGGGCTCCTCTCCTACTCCCTTCAGTGGATAGAAGGTCGCATGGAAGGTGTGACACAGGACAGCTCAGCGTGAAAGAGTGTTTGACGTTCCTTTTGTCAAGCGCTGTCTTCCCTTGCGTTTGTACTCCATTATTGCCCAGGAAGCTGACATACCTCCGCACTGTACCATGCTGTGACTTGCAGCCTCAGCACTGATAATAATATGCAACTAAGCAGACAATTTGTATCCCTCAGCTTTTGTGGTAGGTAAGCTAACAACGGGCATTAAGTACAGTGCGGTGTCTGATTCTGAGCTACACTTTTTTTGAATTTCAGCAgctggtaaaatatttttattgcattattATGGATAACCCTTAGTATCAGGCTGACGACTGCGAACCTGATgcctttttgctgtttttagTGCCTGCGTCACTTGTCCCTTGCAAACACAGTACTGCAAGGCTGGAATGACCAACTCTGGATTAGAAACTTAGTACCTGTCAGGAGCAGAGTACCAAGAAACATCTCGGCTGTTATATCTGGAACAGACTCAGTGGAAATcatggaaaacagcagcaacttTTTAGGCCTTGGAAG comes from the Haliaeetus albicilla chromosome 2, bHalAlb1.1, whole genome shotgun sequence genome and includes:
- the CDV3 gene encoding protein CDV3 homolog isoform X4, whose translation is MAETEERSLDDFFAKRDKKKRKEKSSRGAAAAASSSSSSSASNPASNAAGAAAAAAGGTRPAEGSGSGAASSNAGSAKTATKEEDDWKEFEQKEEIDYSGLRVQSMQISEKEDDESEKREEPGDNWEETGGGVDRSSGPWNKSAPAPAPVVEPIVTETPEPVQTGGVYRPPGAREGGRPRRAQQGPPEIYSDTQFPSLQSTAKLVDSRKY
- the CDV3 gene encoding protein CDV3 homolog isoform X3 — its product is MAETEERSLDDFFAKRDKKKRKEKSSRGAAAAASSSSSSSASNPASNAAGAAAAAAGGTRPAEGSGSGAASSNAGSAKTATKEEDDWKEFEQKEEIDYSGLRVQSMQISEKEDDESEKREEPGDNWEETGGGVDRSSGPWNKSAPAPAPVVEPIVTETPEPVQTGGVYRPPGAREGGRPRRAQQGPPEIYSDTQFPSLQSTAKLVDSRNLTSYSLS